Proteins from a genomic interval of Garra rufa chromosome 4, GarRuf1.0, whole genome shotgun sequence:
- the cbll1 gene encoding E3 ubiquitin-protein ligase Hakai isoform X2: MDHSDNDMQGTDGPLGGPDVRRRIPIKLLPKQARNKPAPRPQRPTGRLPSKSHSGEEGFNFKQEDRFDCGVKAGDAFASQRRFPQQLFWDYKLNLIGEKDETPAHFCDKCGLPIKTYGRMIPCKHVFCYECALHHERKGDKMCPGLNMYSCTDPVQRIEQCQRGSLYMCSIVQGCKRTYLSQRDLQAHINHRHMRSGKSSSSRSDSLHLPPASEVSDRFRVPPPHLSKPHVLIPPPLAHPGHDPYSQPPSGSHDDLRPPQGQPPGDMGPSRSLSQETFRISTVTTRKHSNLITVPIQDDSASSGPSRDPLPQPGNAPPPHHHPGDYPGQPVVTHPHHMMAPPQQHYGPPPPPPPISHPMPHPGQGSNTPHMVFNQAPPPLSSVPPPITPPPGHLIGQMPPFMNHPPPGPPPQHGGPPVSAPPPHHYNPQFPEDKSTLSPPFNQPGGLSPGMWPAPRGPPPRMQGPPPQGQMPGPHHPDQGRYRPYYQ, from the exons ATGGACCATAGTG ACAATGATATGCAGGGTACGGATGGGCCGTTAGGTGGTCCTGATGTCAGGAGGAGGATCCCAATCAAACTTCTTCCCAAACAGGCAAGGAATAAACCTGCCCCACGACCCCAAAGACCAACAGGACGGTTACCCTCCAAAAGCCATTCTGGAGAAGAAG GGTTTAACTTCAAGCAGGAGGACCGATTTGATTGCGGCGTGAAAGCTGGAGATGCATTTGCAAGCCAGCGTCGGTTCCCACAGCAGTTGTTTTGGGATTACAAG CTAAATTTGATCGGTGAAAAGGATGAGACGCCTGCTCATTTCTGTGACAAATGTGGACTGCCAATTAAGACATATGGCCGTATG ATCCCTTGTAAGCATGTTTTCTGCTACGAGTGTGCATTACATCATGAAAGGAAGGGAGATAAGATGTGTCCAGG TCTAAACATGTACAGCTGTACAGACCCAGTCCAGCGGATCGAACAGTGCCAGCGTGGCTCTCTCTACATGTGTAGTATCGTTCAAGGTTGCAAACGCACCTATCTGTCCCAGAGAGACCTGCAGGCTCACATCAACCACCGGCACATGCGGTCCGGCAAGAGCTCCAGCAGCCGTTCTGACTCTCTCCACCTTCCTCCCGCCTCGGAAGTGTCCGACCGCTTCCGCGTTCCCCCGCCTCACCTGTCTAAGCCCCACGTGCTCATCCCGCCTCCTCTGGCTCATCCCGGACACGACCCCTACAGCCAGCCTCCCTCTGGCTCCCACGATGACCTCCGACCACCACAAGGCCAACCGCCTGGAGACATGGGACCATCCCGCTCTCTCTCTCAGGAGACCTTCCGCATCTCGACCGTCACCACACGAAAGCACAGCAACCTTATTACAGTTCCCATTCAGGATGATTCCGCAAGCTCCGGACCATCCCGTGACCCCCTCCCCCAGCCTGGGAATGCTCCGCCCCCTCATCACCACCCTGGAGACTATCCAGGTCAGCCTGTTGTGACCCATCCGCATCACATGATGGCTCCGCCTCAGCAGCACTACGGCCCTCCACCTCCCCCTCCTCCCATCAGTCATCCCATGCCACATCCAGGACAGGGCTCAAACACACCTCACATGGTTTTCAATCAGGCGCCTCCGCCACTGTCATCTGTTCCCCCTCCCATCACCCCACCTCCCGGACACCTCATTGGTCAGATGCCTCCATTTATGAACCATCCTCCTCCAGGGCCGCCCCCTCAGCATGGAGGTCCCCCTGTCAGCGCCCCGCCTCCCCATCATTACAACCCCCAGTTTCCCGAGGACAAGAGCACACTCAGCCCGCCGTTCAACCAGCCTGGTGGCTTAAGTCCAGGAATGTGGCCTGCACCCAGGGGTCCTCCTCCCCGAATGCAGGGTCCCCCTCCACAGGGACAGATGCCGGGGCCGCATCACCCCGATCAGGGCCGCTACAGACCGTATTACCAGTAA
- the cbll1 gene encoding E3 ubiquitin-protein ligase Hakai isoform X1 — protein MDHSDNDMQGTDGPLGGPDVRRRIPIKLLPKQARNKPAPRPQRPTGRLPSKSHSGEEEGFNFKQEDRFDCGVKAGDAFASQRRFPQQLFWDYKLNLIGEKDETPAHFCDKCGLPIKTYGRMIPCKHVFCYECALHHERKGDKMCPGLNMYSCTDPVQRIEQCQRGSLYMCSIVQGCKRTYLSQRDLQAHINHRHMRSGKSSSSRSDSLHLPPASEVSDRFRVPPPHLSKPHVLIPPPLAHPGHDPYSQPPSGSHDDLRPPQGQPPGDMGPSRSLSQETFRISTVTTRKHSNLITVPIQDDSASSGPSRDPLPQPGNAPPPHHHPGDYPGQPVVTHPHHMMAPPQQHYGPPPPPPPISHPMPHPGQGSNTPHMVFNQAPPPLSSVPPPITPPPGHLIGQMPPFMNHPPPGPPPQHGGPPVSAPPPHHYNPQFPEDKSTLSPPFNQPGGLSPGMWPAPRGPPPRMQGPPPQGQMPGPHHPDQGRYRPYYQ, from the exons ATGGACCATAGTG ACAATGATATGCAGGGTACGGATGGGCCGTTAGGTGGTCCTGATGTCAGGAGGAGGATCCCAATCAAACTTCTTCCCAAACAGGCAAGGAATAAACCTGCCCCACGACCCCAAAGACCAACAGGACGGTTACCCTCCAAAAGCCATTCTGGAGAAGAAG AAGGGTTTAACTTCAAGCAGGAGGACCGATTTGATTGCGGCGTGAAAGCTGGAGATGCATTTGCAAGCCAGCGTCGGTTCCCACAGCAGTTGTTTTGGGATTACAAG CTAAATTTGATCGGTGAAAAGGATGAGACGCCTGCTCATTTCTGTGACAAATGTGGACTGCCAATTAAGACATATGGCCGTATG ATCCCTTGTAAGCATGTTTTCTGCTACGAGTGTGCATTACATCATGAAAGGAAGGGAGATAAGATGTGTCCAGG TCTAAACATGTACAGCTGTACAGACCCAGTCCAGCGGATCGAACAGTGCCAGCGTGGCTCTCTCTACATGTGTAGTATCGTTCAAGGTTGCAAACGCACCTATCTGTCCCAGAGAGACCTGCAGGCTCACATCAACCACCGGCACATGCGGTCCGGCAAGAGCTCCAGCAGCCGTTCTGACTCTCTCCACCTTCCTCCCGCCTCGGAAGTGTCCGACCGCTTCCGCGTTCCCCCGCCTCACCTGTCTAAGCCCCACGTGCTCATCCCGCCTCCTCTGGCTCATCCCGGACACGACCCCTACAGCCAGCCTCCCTCTGGCTCCCACGATGACCTCCGACCACCACAAGGCCAACCGCCTGGAGACATGGGACCATCCCGCTCTCTCTCTCAGGAGACCTTCCGCATCTCGACCGTCACCACACGAAAGCACAGCAACCTTATTACAGTTCCCATTCAGGATGATTCCGCAAGCTCCGGACCATCCCGTGACCCCCTCCCCCAGCCTGGGAATGCTCCGCCCCCTCATCACCACCCTGGAGACTATCCAGGTCAGCCTGTTGTGACCCATCCGCATCACATGATGGCTCCGCCTCAGCAGCACTACGGCCCTCCACCTCCCCCTCCTCCCATCAGTCATCCCATGCCACATCCAGGACAGGGCTCAAACACACCTCACATGGTTTTCAATCAGGCGCCTCCGCCACTGTCATCTGTTCCCCCTCCCATCACCCCACCTCCCGGACACCTCATTGGTCAGATGCCTCCATTTATGAACCATCCTCCTCCAGGGCCGCCCCCTCAGCATGGAGGTCCCCCTGTCAGCGCCCCGCCTCCCCATCATTACAACCCCCAGTTTCCCGAGGACAAGAGCACACTCAGCCCGCCGTTCAACCAGCCTGGTGGCTTAAGTCCAGGAATGTGGCCTGCACCCAGGGGTCCTCCTCCCCGAATGCAGGGTCCCCCTCCACAGGGACAGATGCCGGGGCCGCATCACCCCGATCAGGGCCGCTACAGACCGTATTACCAGTAA